In Lysobacter luteus, a single window of DNA contains:
- a CDS encoding ExbD/TolR family protein: MRIRDHRADDEPEINLVPMIDVILVLIIFFVVTTTFDARSVIKLELPKATGEQTEATQPLVVLVNAEGRYFVDDREVLRTDSGALKATIAEVAGNDRDRPVMLRADARTPYQAVVTVYDALGQLGFNRVMSATAPAGEGSGAVP; the protein is encoded by the coding sequence ATGCGTATCCGCGACCACCGCGCCGACGACGAGCCGGAGATCAACCTGGTCCCGATGATCGACGTCATCCTGGTGCTGATCATCTTCTTCGTCGTCACCACCACGTTCGACGCGCGCTCGGTGATCAAGCTCGAGTTGCCGAAGGCGACCGGCGAACAGACCGAGGCCACCCAGCCACTGGTGGTACTGGTCAATGCCGAGGGGCGCTACTTCGTCGATGACCGCGAGGTCCTGCGCACCGACAGCGGCGCGCTGAAGGCGACCATTGCCGAGGTGGCCGGCAACGACCGCGACCGCCCGGTGATGCTGCGTGCCGACGCGCGCACGCCGTACCAGGCCGTGGTGACGGTATACGACGCGCTGGGCCAGCTCGGATTCAACCGTGTCATGAGCGCCACCGCGCCGGCAGGCGAGGGCAGCGGAGCCGTTCCGTGA
- a CDS encoding DNA internalization-related competence protein ComEC/Rec2, which translates to MPRDPAAPTSIAQTWPTTAAVPPFGIAVAIGLLCGVAGCLRLPALPPAWTLVVLLSLGLAAWWRLRRVRWLGAALVGLGLAGLHAAYALSVQLPPDWEQREVRVAGRVVQLPEHQDRRTTFSFRVDGGADHPTELQGRLLQLAWYDDFDGTPTGRDRLHAGQRWEFSVRLRAPRGLRNPGRFDSEKHALADRLTARGHVREPYGAVLVGPARGVDAWRERMSGRIAGAVPSAASRFVRALALGDTRGLSDDDWLVLRANGLTHLIAISGFHVGLVAGFAALLASAVWWLLPALGRRWPRPVAMAVAGLAGALGYAAVSGFALPTVRTVLMVAVVAGVRASRRSTSMFEALALAAIAILLFDPLAILGAGFWLSFFGVAWLLWCLPDTGRRPVRDLVSAQGVATVGLLPLGVALFGEASLAGPPANLVAVPWWSLVVVPLSLLGTLLDALQPGWGDWAWRLAAWCFELSWPLFERFSDSGLALWWLPEPRWFALPLAMLGAFWLLLPRGLPGRPLALMLWLPLLWPDRNLPSHGEAELQVLDVGQGMSILVRTAGHALLYDMGPATPGYDAGARVVLPALRAAGVRRLDRAVASHGDSDHAGGFGAVVAAIPVGLAEAPDGAPVEGTQPCVAGTGWEWDGVAFRYLHPTPHFPYLGNEASCVLRVSTPHGSALLTGDIGKVIERGLVRRADEDRADAIRAEVVLVAHHGSGSASDPMFVAATGARHAFVSNGHGNRFGHPRADVVSRWEDAGASVLTTAEGGALSVRLVPGGPRVETRRAAHPRLWDAARRAAQAPAAAPAGLSYRPE; encoded by the coding sequence ATGCCGCGTGACCCCGCCGCACCCACAAGCATTGCCCAGACCTGGCCCACGACAGCGGCCGTACCTCCGTTCGGGATCGCGGTGGCGATCGGGTTGCTCTGCGGAGTCGCTGGTTGCCTGAGGCTGCCGGCATTGCCTCCTGCGTGGACGCTCGTGGTGCTGTTGTCGCTGGGACTTGCTGCCTGGTGGCGCCTGCGTCGAGTGCGATGGCTGGGCGCGGCACTGGTGGGACTCGGGCTCGCCGGGTTGCATGCGGCATACGCGCTGTCGGTGCAGCTGCCACCCGACTGGGAACAGCGCGAGGTTCGGGTCGCCGGGCGAGTCGTGCAGTTGCCCGAGCACCAGGACCGGCGGACGACGTTCTCGTTCCGGGTCGACGGCGGGGCGGATCATCCGACGGAGCTCCAGGGACGACTGCTGCAGCTGGCCTGGTACGACGACTTCGACGGCACCCCGACCGGTCGCGACCGCCTGCATGCCGGCCAGCGCTGGGAGTTCTCCGTCCGTTTGAGGGCGCCCCGCGGCCTGCGGAATCCGGGACGGTTCGACAGCGAGAAGCACGCACTCGCCGATCGGCTTACGGCCCGCGGCCACGTGCGCGAACCGTACGGCGCCGTGCTGGTCGGACCGGCACGCGGCGTGGATGCCTGGCGCGAGCGCATGTCGGGTCGCATCGCCGGCGCCGTGCCGTCTGCGGCCTCGCGGTTCGTGCGGGCGCTCGCGCTCGGTGACACGCGCGGCTTGTCCGACGACGACTGGCTGGTCCTCCGGGCCAACGGACTGACCCACCTGATCGCGATTTCCGGGTTCCACGTGGGCCTGGTCGCCGGCTTCGCGGCGCTGCTCGCGTCGGCCGTCTGGTGGCTGCTGCCTGCACTGGGTCGGCGGTGGCCTCGACCGGTCGCGATGGCGGTGGCCGGCTTGGCGGGTGCGCTGGGGTACGCGGCGGTCTCCGGCTTTGCGTTGCCCACGGTACGCACCGTCCTGATGGTCGCGGTGGTCGCCGGCGTCCGCGCCAGCCGTCGGTCCACATCCATGTTCGAGGCGCTGGCCCTTGCCGCGATCGCCATCCTGTTGTTCGACCCGCTGGCGATCCTCGGGGCAGGGTTCTGGCTCAGCTTTTTCGGCGTGGCCTGGTTGCTGTGGTGCCTGCCCGATACCGGGCGACGCCCGGTACGCGACCTGGTGTCGGCCCAGGGGGTTGCCACGGTGGGACTGCTCCCGCTGGGCGTGGCGCTGTTCGGCGAGGCGTCGCTGGCCGGCCCGCCGGCCAACCTGGTGGCGGTGCCCTGGTGGAGCCTGGTGGTGGTCCCGCTGTCGCTGCTCGGTACGTTGCTGGACGCGTTGCAACCCGGTTGGGGCGACTGGGCGTGGCGGCTCGCGGCCTGGTGCTTCGAACTCAGCTGGCCGCTGTTCGAACGCTTCTCGGACAGTGGATTGGCGCTGTGGTGGTTGCCGGAACCCCGCTGGTTCGCGTTGCCGCTGGCGATGCTGGGGGCGTTCTGGCTGCTGTTGCCCCGTGGCCTGCCGGGACGCCCGCTGGCACTGATGCTCTGGTTACCGCTGCTCTGGCCGGACCGCAACCTGCCGTCGCACGGCGAGGCCGAGCTCCAGGTGCTCGACGTCGGGCAGGGGATGTCGATCCTCGTCCGAACCGCCGGCCACGCGCTGCTGTACGACATGGGCCCGGCCACGCCCGGCTACGATGCCGGCGCGCGCGTGGTGTTGCCGGCGCTCCGTGCGGCCGGCGTGCGCCGGCTGGATCGCGCGGTGGCCAGCCACGGGGACAGCGACCATGCGGGCGGGTTCGGCGCCGTGGTCGCGGCGATCCCCGTCGGTCTCGCGGAAGCGCCGGACGGCGCACCTGTGGAGGGCACGCAGCCGTGTGTCGCCGGGACCGGGTGGGAGTGGGACGGCGTGGCGTTCAGATACCTCCATCCGACACCGCATTTCCCGTACCTGGGAAACGAGGCGAGCTGCGTTCTGCGGGTCTCCACGCCGCACGGCAGCGCGCTGCTGACCGGCGACATCGGCAAAGTGATCGAGCGCGGTCTGGTGCGGCGGGCCGACGAAGATCGCGCGGACGCCATTCGCGCCGAGGTGGTGCTCGTTGCGCACCACGGCAGCGGCAGCGCTTCCGACCCGATGTTCGTCGCAGCCACGGGCGCGCGCCACGCGTTCGTCTCCAACGGGCACGGCAACCGCTTCGGCCACCCGCGGGCGGACGTGGTGTCCCGCTGGGAGGACGCGGGCGCAAGCGTGCTGACGACCGCCGAGGGCGGCGCGCTGTCGGTCCGGCTGGTACCGGGCGGTCCACGGGTCGAAACGCGACGCGCCGCACATCCGCGGCTGTGGGATGCCGCGCGCCGGGCGGCGCAGGCCCCGGCAGCCGCGCCGGCTGGGCTATCCTACCGGCCGGAATAG
- a CDS encoding lipoprotein-releasing ABC transporter permease subunit: MFKPIPVAIGLRYLRAKRRNGFISFISLASILGIALGVAALITTLAVMTGFQREIRDRMLQMAAHATVSAYGEPITDWQRAVDLALADERVAGAAPYVEKEALLNGARQQPAFVRGVIPADERTVSVLGDKMVQGELESLEPGGFNIIVGRELAAWLGVGIGDDVVMMLADARGSPIGALPQFKRFIVSGVFEVGYNEYDRSMAFVHMEDLQRVLRMGEGVTGVRLKLHDMNLAWNVARDLAIELDGPYQVSDWTTDNANMFRALRMEKTMMAILLSLIIAMGAFNLVSSQVMLVTDKQADIAILRTLGLSPRGVMTVFVVQGSLIGVIGTVLGVVGGILLTLNLESILFAIEKVFGMTLLPEDVYYITGLPTELKGSDVVAIAAVALAMALVATIYPAWRAARTPPAEALRYE; encoded by the coding sequence ATGTTCAAACCCATCCCAGTCGCCATCGGCCTGCGCTACCTGCGCGCCAAGCGCCGCAATGGCTTTATCTCCTTCATCTCGCTTGCTTCCATCCTCGGCATCGCGCTGGGCGTGGCGGCGCTGATCACCACTCTGGCGGTGATGACCGGCTTCCAGCGCGAGATCCGTGACCGCATGCTGCAGATGGCCGCCCACGCCACCGTCAGTGCCTACGGCGAACCGATTACCGACTGGCAGCGCGCGGTCGACCTGGCGCTGGCCGACGAGCGCGTCGCCGGGGCGGCACCGTACGTGGAGAAGGAGGCGCTGCTCAATGGCGCGCGGCAGCAGCCCGCGTTCGTGCGCGGCGTCATTCCTGCCGATGAGCGGACTGTCTCCGTGCTGGGCGACAAGATGGTGCAGGGCGAACTGGAGTCGCTCGAACCCGGCGGCTTCAACATCATCGTCGGGCGAGAGCTCGCGGCGTGGCTGGGCGTGGGCATCGGCGACGACGTGGTGATGATGCTCGCCGATGCACGCGGCTCGCCGATCGGCGCATTGCCGCAGTTCAAGCGCTTCATCGTCAGCGGCGTGTTCGAGGTCGGCTACAACGAGTACGACCGGAGCATGGCTTTCGTCCACATGGAGGATCTGCAGCGGGTGCTCCGCATGGGTGAGGGCGTCACCGGCGTACGCCTGAAACTCCATGACATGAACCTGGCCTGGAACGTTGCCCGCGACCTGGCCATCGAGCTGGACGGGCCGTACCAGGTCAGCGACTGGACCACCGACAACGCCAACATGTTCCGGGCGCTGCGGATGGAGAAGACGATGATGGCGATCCTGCTGTCGCTGATCATCGCGATGGGCGCCTTCAACCTGGTGTCATCGCAGGTGATGCTGGTTACCGACAAGCAGGCCGACATCGCCATCCTGCGCACGCTCGGCCTGAGTCCGCGCGGGGTGATGACGGTGTTCGTCGTCCAAGGCAGCCTGATCGGCGTGATCGGTACGGTCCTGGGGGTGGTCGGCGGCATCCTGCTGACGCTCAACCTCGAATCGATCCTGTTCGCGATCGAGAAGGTCTTCGGCATGACCCTGTTGCCCGAGGACGTCTATTACATCACCGGCTTGCCGACCGAACTGAAGGGCAGCGACGTGGTCGCGATCGCCGCGGTGGCACTGGCGATGGCGCTCGTCGCGACGATCTACCCGGCCTGGCGCGCGGCACGGACCCCGCCGGCGGAGGCCCTGCGCTATGAGTAA
- the msbA gene encoding lipid A export permease/ATP-binding protein MsbA has translation MNEAATPWQVYRRLLRFARPYRPLLVIAGIGMLFEAASAAAFTKLMEPVVDETFIDRNSEFSLVLPMAIVALFLLRGVAGYITDIHMAKSGRGIARDLRVQVLGKYLRLPGLRFDAEPVPSMLVRLGSDSDQVAQAAIDAMKVMLQQTLQVIAMLGVMLWTSWQVTIAILIMAPPLAWIMDKVGKRYRRISHKIQESGAALMQSADQALGNQQEVKVYGAQAVELERYAAQANHHLKLTLKVESTRSISSAMVQLMGSIGLALLLFFAGREAMAGRLSAGGFVTLMISMMAIIPSLKQLTNVQGMLQRGVASADRLFDVMDAGDEQDEGTRPLDRARGEIEFRDVSARYAGQATQALTDISFSARPGTVTAIVGRSGSGKSTLIKLIPRFYEIESGQILLDGHPLREYRLADLRRQIALVGQQVMLFDGTVAANVAYGELEQASPDGLERAIRGANAMEFVERLPDGVETGIGSKGGRLSGGQRQRLAIARAMLKDAPILILDEATAALDTESERLVQDALERLMPDRTTLVIAHRLSTIEHADQVLVLDEGRIVERGTHTELLERGGLYAHLHRMQFREVQ, from the coding sequence GTGAACGAAGCCGCCACCCCGTGGCAGGTCTATCGGCGGCTGCTCCGTTTCGCCCGCCCGTACCGTCCGCTGCTGGTCATTGCGGGCATCGGCATGCTGTTCGAGGCCGCCTCGGCCGCAGCGTTCACCAAGCTGATGGAGCCCGTGGTCGACGAGACCTTCATCGATCGCAACAGCGAATTCAGCCTCGTCCTGCCGATGGCGATCGTCGCCTTGTTCCTGCTGCGCGGCGTGGCCGGCTACATCACCGACATCCACATGGCCAAGTCCGGCCGTGGCATAGCGCGCGACCTGCGCGTCCAGGTGCTGGGCAAGTACCTGCGGCTGCCGGGGCTGCGCTTCGACGCCGAGCCGGTGCCGTCGATGCTGGTGCGGCTGGGGTCGGACAGCGACCAGGTCGCCCAAGCCGCGATCGACGCGATGAAGGTCATGCTGCAGCAGACCCTGCAGGTGATCGCGATGCTGGGCGTGATGCTGTGGACCAGCTGGCAGGTCACCATCGCGATCCTGATCATGGCGCCGCCGCTGGCGTGGATCATGGACAAGGTGGGCAAGCGCTATCGCCGCATCAGCCACAAGATCCAGGAAAGCGGCGCGGCGCTGATGCAGTCGGCCGACCAGGCCCTCGGCAACCAGCAGGAGGTCAAGGTGTACGGCGCGCAGGCGGTCGAGCTGGAACGCTATGCGGCCCAGGCCAACCACCACCTCAAGTTGACCCTGAAGGTCGAGTCGACCCGCAGCATCTCCTCGGCGATGGTCCAGCTGATGGGGTCCATCGGACTCGCTTTGCTCCTGTTCTTCGCCGGTCGCGAGGCGATGGCCGGACGGCTCAGTGCCGGCGGCTTCGTCACCCTGATGATCTCGATGATGGCGATCATCCCGTCGCTCAAACAGCTCACCAACGTGCAAGGCATGTTGCAGCGTGGCGTGGCATCGGCCGACCGCCTGTTCGACGTGATGGACGCCGGTGACGAGCAGGACGAAGGCACCCGGCCCCTCGACCGCGCCCGCGGCGAGATCGAGTTCCGCGACGTCAGTGCCCGCTATGCCGGCCAGGCCACCCAGGCACTGACGGACATCAGCTTCTCCGCGCGGCCTGGCACGGTCACCGCCATCGTCGGCCGCTCGGGCAGCGGCAAGTCAACGCTGATCAAGCTGATCCCGCGCTTCTACGAGATCGAATCGGGCCAGATCCTGCTCGATGGCCATCCGCTGCGCGAGTACCGGCTGGCCGACCTGCGCCGGCAGATCGCGCTGGTCGGGCAGCAGGTGATGCTGTTCGACGGCACCGTGGCGGCCAACGTGGCCTACGGCGAGCTGGAACAGGCGTCGCCAGACGGGCTGGAGCGCGCGATCCGGGGTGCCAATGCGATGGAGTTCGTCGAACGCCTGCCCGATGGCGTCGAGACCGGCATCGGCAGCAAGGGCGGCCGGCTGTCCGGCGGCCAGCGGCAGCGTCTTGCGATCGCACGGGCGATGCTCAAGGACGCACCGATCCTGATCCTCGACGAGGCCACCGCCGCGCTCGATACCGAGTCCGAGCGGCTGGTCCAGGATGCGCTCGAGCGGCTGATGCCGGACCGCACCACGCTGGTCATCGCGCACCGGCTGTCGACCATCGAGCACGCCGACCAGGTGCTGGTGCTCGATGAAGGCCGCATCGTCGAGCGCGGCACCCATACCGAGCTGCTGGAGCGGGGCGGGCTGTACGCCCACCTGCACCGCATGCAGTTCCGCGAGGTCCAATGA
- the lpxK gene encoding tetraacyldisaccharide 4'-kinase, which yields MNPGPTGPSNRREHQPAYWYGEAPVPLGARLLASVYAVVTSARRWLYRKGWFGRSHPGVPVIVVGNITAGGAGKTPLTIALVERLRSEGWNPGVASRGYGRTDVADAVWVDADTAPSIGGDEPVLIARRTGARLRADRDRAAAAKALAEAGCDIVICDDGLQHYRLQRDIEIEVVDGRRRYGNGQLLPAGPLRELPERGSQCDFRVINGGEAGFGEWPMRLLADRAVPVRGGRPRPLDSFAGHRVHAVAGIGNPDRFFTMLRGLGIAVVPHAFADHHRYRAADFEFGSPLPVLMTEKDAVKCAEFATDAFHSVPVQAELPEGFWVSLLDRLQALDQNRGHESD from the coding sequence ATGAACCCCGGTCCGACCGGTCCCTCGAACCGGCGCGAACACCAGCCCGCCTACTGGTATGGCGAGGCCCCGGTGCCGCTGGGCGCCCGCCTGCTGGCCTCGGTGTATGCGGTCGTCACCAGCGCCCGCCGCTGGCTGTACCGCAAGGGCTGGTTTGGACGCAGCCACCCGGGCGTCCCGGTCATCGTGGTCGGAAACATCACTGCGGGCGGCGCCGGCAAGACGCCGCTGACGATCGCACTGGTCGAGCGCCTGCGCAGCGAGGGCTGGAACCCCGGCGTGGCCAGCCGCGGTTACGGCCGCACCGACGTCGCTGATGCCGTGTGGGTGGACGCCGACACGGCGCCCTCGATCGGAGGCGACGAACCGGTCCTGATCGCCCGCCGCACCGGTGCACGCCTGCGCGCCGACCGCGATCGTGCCGCCGCGGCCAAGGCGCTGGCCGAAGCGGGTTGCGACATCGTCATCTGCGACGACGGCCTGCAGCATTACCGACTGCAGCGCGACATCGAGATCGAGGTGGTCGACGGCCGCCGCCGCTATGGCAACGGCCAGCTGCTCCCGGCCGGTCCCCTGCGCGAATTGCCCGAGCGCGGCAGCCAATGCGACTTCCGCGTGATCAACGGCGGCGAGGCCGGCTTCGGCGAATGGCCCATGCGCTTGCTCGCCGACCGCGCAGTGCCGGTGCGCGGGGGCCGGCCGCGGCCACTGGACAGCTTCGCCGGCCACCGGGTGCATGCCGTGGCCGGGATCGGCAACCCCGACCGCTTCTTCACGATGCTTCGTGGGCTCGGGATCGCGGTGGTGCCGCACGCGTTCGCGGACCATCACCGTTACCGCGCCGCGGATTTCGAGTTCGGCAGTCCGCTGCCAGTGCTGATGACCGAGAAGGACGCGGTGAAGTGCGCGGAGTTCGCCACCGACGCCTTCCACAGCGTGCCGGTGCAGGCCGAGCTGCCCGAAGGGTTCTGGGTGTCGCTGCTGGACCGGTTGCAGGCGCTCGACCAGAATCGCGGCCATGAGTCCGATTGA
- the kdsB gene encoding 3-deoxy-manno-octulosonate cytidylyltransferase: MAAMSPIDFVVAIPARHDATRLPGKPLRLLAGEPLVLHVARRALAAGAREVWVAADDPRIAEALQGSGVQVAMTSPAHASGTDRLAECARIAGWDTGTAVVNLQGDEPFAPAEGIRAVAALLRSSGAEMATLAAPVEDVDTLLDPNAVKLVRAASGDALYFSRAPVPWPRDAFAADRSRLPAGHAWLRHIGIYGYTAGFLQRFAAMPPGRLEQVESLEQLRALEAGCRIAVALTPAPFPPGVDTPDDLARAEALMASQPG; encoded by the coding sequence ATCGCGGCCATGAGTCCGATTGACTTCGTAGTCGCCATCCCCGCCCGCCACGACGCCACGCGGCTGCCCGGCAAGCCGCTGCGTCTGCTTGCCGGCGAGCCACTGGTGCTGCATGTCGCCCGCCGTGCGCTGGCCGCCGGCGCGCGCGAGGTCTGGGTTGCCGCCGATGACCCGCGCATCGCGGAGGCGCTCCAGGGCAGCGGCGTGCAGGTCGCGATGACCTCGCCGGCGCATGCATCGGGTACCGACCGGCTGGCCGAGTGTGCACGTATCGCCGGCTGGGACACTGGTACCGCCGTGGTCAACCTGCAGGGTGACGAGCCTTTCGCGCCGGCCGAAGGGATCCGCGCGGTCGCGGCGTTGTTGCGCTCCAGCGGTGCCGAGATGGCCACCCTGGCGGCGCCGGTCGAGGACGTCGACACCTTGCTCGACCCCAACGCGGTCAAGCTCGTGCGGGCCGCCAGCGGCGATGCGCTCTATTTCAGCCGTGCGCCGGTGCCCTGGCCGCGCGATGCCTTCGCCGCGGACCGCAGCCGACTGCCCGCCGGCCACGCCTGGCTGAGGCACATCGGCATCTACGGGTACACCGCCGGGTTCCTGCAACGCTTTGCTGCAATGCCGCCGGGACGGCTGGAGCAGGTGGAATCGCTGGAACAGTTGCGTGCGCTCGAGGCCGGGTGCCGGATCGCGGTGGCGCTCACGCCCGCGCCGTTTCCACCCGGCGTCGACACGCCCGACGACCTCGCCCGCGCCGAAGCGCTCATGGCCTCGCAGCCGGGC
- the lolD gene encoding lipoprotein-releasing ABC transporter ATP-binding protein LolD, giving the protein MDGRETVLSCDSLGMVYAEGKMRTPVFDGLHLDVHKGETVAILGASGAGKSTLLHLLGGLDTPTSGEVFVAGKKMSALSDTARGALRNKALGFVYQFHHLLPEFTAIENVMLPVLLNGTGVAEAESRARGLLESVGLGHRLGHKPGELSGGERQRAAVARALVNQPACVLGDEPTGNLDEKTAATVFDLMLELNREQHTSLVLVTHDRRLARRLDRVLELHEGKLRELAPEEV; this is encoded by the coding sequence ATGGATGGGCGGGAAACGGTACTGAGCTGCGACAGCCTGGGTATGGTGTACGCCGAGGGGAAGATGCGCACGCCGGTGTTCGACGGGCTCCACCTCGACGTCCACAAGGGCGAGACGGTCGCGATCCTCGGCGCATCGGGCGCCGGCAAGAGCACGTTGCTGCACCTGCTCGGCGGACTGGATACGCCAACCTCGGGCGAGGTGTTCGTGGCGGGTAAGAAGATGAGCGCCCTGTCCGACACCGCCCGTGGCGCGCTGCGCAACAAGGCGCTGGGGTTCGTCTACCAGTTCCACCACCTGCTGCCCGAGTTCACCGCAATCGAGAACGTCATGCTGCCGGTCCTGCTTAACGGCACCGGCGTCGCCGAGGCGGAGTCGCGCGCACGCGGGCTGCTGGAGTCCGTCGGGCTCGGGCATCGCCTTGGCCACAAGCCAGGTGAGCTTTCGGGTGGCGAGCGCCAGCGCGCGGCCGTGGCGCGGGCCCTCGTCAACCAGCCGGCCTGCGTACTCGGCGACGAGCCGACCGGCAACCTCGACGAGAAGACCGCTGCAACGGTGTTTGACTTGATGCTCGAGTTGAACCGCGAGCAGCACACCAGCCTGGTGCTGGTCACCCACGACCGCCGGCTCGCACGCCGGCTCGACCGCGTGCTCGAACTGCACGAGGGCAAGCTGCGCGAGCTGGCCCCGGAAGAAGTCTAG
- a CDS encoding MotA/TolQ/ExbB proton channel family protein: protein MLELVKAGGWPMIPLLALTVLALAIILERAWTLRRIAVAPPNLGQEVRTWAAGGTLDPAHIDSLRATSPLGALLAAALDVRHRPRDQIRERIEDVGRHLVHRMERYLNTLGTIAAAGPLLGLFGTVVGMIQMFLVIGESGMGDVNELAGGIGKALVCTATGMIVAIPALMAHRWFRGRIAEYIVDMEHEAIRLLDTLQPAAASAEVAAGGHGINPPVSAS from the coding sequence GTGCTGGAACTGGTCAAGGCCGGCGGTTGGCCGATGATTCCCCTCCTGGCACTGACCGTGCTCGCGTTGGCGATCATCCTCGAGCGGGCCTGGACGCTCCGACGCATCGCCGTCGCGCCGCCCAACCTGGGGCAGGAAGTCCGGACCTGGGCCGCGGGTGGCACGCTCGACCCGGCGCATATCGACTCGCTGCGCGCGACGTCGCCACTGGGCGCACTGCTGGCTGCCGCGCTCGACGTCCGCCACCGCCCCCGCGACCAGATCCGCGAACGCATCGAGGACGTCGGCCGGCACCTGGTCCACCGGATGGAGCGCTACCTCAACACACTCGGCACCATCGCCGCCGCGGGTCCGCTGCTGGGGCTGTTCGGCACCGTGGTCGGCATGATCCAGATGTTCCTGGTGATCGGTGAAAGCGGCATGGGCGACGTCAACGAGCTCGCCGGCGGCATCGGCAAGGCGCTCGTCTGCACCGCCACCGGCATGATCGTCGCCATTCCCGCGCTGATGGCGCACCGCTGGTTCCGCGGCCGCATCGCCGAGTACATCGTCGACATGGAGCACGAGGCGATCCGCCTGCTCGACACCCTCCAGCCAGCGGCCGCGTCGGCCGAAGTCGCGGCGGGCGGCCACGGCATCAACCCGCCGGTGAGCGCGAGCTGA